A single window of Streptomyces sp. NBC_00464 DNA harbors:
- a CDS encoding MFS transporter — protein MDTAAKQSPAPAAEKPSGAAYRNLVMATIGFALTFWAWNLIAPMSADYKDRLGLSSFQQSLLVAVPVLVGSLGRIPVGALTDKYGARLMFPLVSALTIVPVLLLIPARDSYGAMLAVGFLLGLGGTTFAIGIPLVNSWFPPADRGLALGVFGMGMGGVALSGYFTPRIAKHGDNLPFLVVAGALVVFAALAAVLISDRPGRQVPTDTLAHRLGAAGRLRVTWELSALYAIGFGGIVAFGVYLPTYLKTWYELSPTDAGTKAAGFALVTVIFRPIGGWLSDRMHPALVSSAALGVAALMAIVQAFDPKLVPGGTIALLVMAAGLGTASGSVFALVSQVTPQAKVGSVTGIVGAMGGLGGFVPPLVMGAIYSSKGSYSIGFMLLSDLALAGCVYAYGRMRNIQRDA, from the coding sequence GTGGACACAGCAGCGAAGCAGTCACCGGCCCCGGCCGCGGAGAAGCCCTCCGGCGCGGCCTACCGCAACCTCGTGATGGCCACGATCGGGTTCGCGCTCACCTTCTGGGCCTGGAACCTGATCGCGCCCATGTCCGCGGACTACAAGGACCGGCTCGGTCTGAGTTCGTTCCAGCAGTCCCTGCTGGTCGCCGTGCCGGTGCTGGTCGGCTCGCTGGGCCGCATCCCGGTGGGCGCGCTCACCGACAAGTACGGTGCGCGGCTGATGTTCCCGCTGGTCTCGGCGCTCACGATCGTGCCGGTGCTGCTGCTGATCCCGGCGAGGGACTCCTACGGCGCGATGCTGGCCGTGGGCTTTCTGCTGGGGCTGGGCGGGACGACGTTCGCGATCGGTATCCCCCTGGTCAACTCCTGGTTCCCGCCCGCCGACCGCGGCCTCGCGCTCGGCGTGTTCGGCATGGGCATGGGCGGCGTCGCGCTGTCGGGCTACTTCACCCCGCGGATCGCCAAGCACGGCGACAACCTGCCGTTCCTCGTGGTCGCCGGCGCGCTCGTGGTGTTCGCGGCCCTGGCGGCGGTGCTGATCAGCGACCGGCCCGGCCGGCAGGTGCCGACCGACACGCTGGCCCACCGGCTGGGTGCGGCGGGGCGGCTGCGGGTCACCTGGGAGCTGTCCGCGCTGTACGCGATCGGATTCGGCGGCATCGTCGCGTTCGGCGTCTATCTGCCGACGTACCTGAAGACCTGGTACGAGCTCTCGCCGACCGACGCCGGCACGAAGGCTGCCGGGTTCGCCCTGGTCACGGTCATCTTCCGGCCGATCGGCGGCTGGCTCTCCGACCGGATGCACCCGGCCCTGGTCTCCTCGGCGGCGCTCGGCGTGGCCGCCCTGATGGCGATCGTCCAGGCCTTCGACCCGAAGCTGGTGCCCGGGGGCACGATCGCGCTGCTCGTCATGGCGGCCGGTCTCGGCACCGCGAGCGGCAGCGTCTTCGCCCTGGTCTCGCAGGTGACACCGCAGGCGAAGGTGGGCAGTGTCACCGGCATCGTCGGCGCGATGGGCGGCCTCGGCGGGTTCGTGCCACCGCTGGTGATGGGGGCGATCTACAGCTCGAAGGGCTCGTACTCGATCGGCTTCATGCTGCTGTCGGACCTGGCGCTGGCGGGCTGTGTGTACGCGTACGGGCGGATGCGGAACATCCAGCGGGACGCCTGA
- a CDS encoding Lrp/AsnC family transcriptional regulator, giving the protein MDRLDREILGVLQEDARISYRDLGTRVGLSANAAADRVRRLRRDGVIRGFTVIIDPAADTRTGLVVFIDVTLRTDTTNEVFERAVLTLPGITEVVHVTGGHDYLVRATAADTAALDGLLRRLKREAGVAHSSTRIALRAAPAR; this is encoded by the coding sequence ATGGACCGTCTGGACAGGGAAATCCTCGGCGTCCTCCAGGAGGACGCGCGGATCTCGTACCGCGATCTGGGGACACGGGTCGGGCTCAGCGCCAACGCGGCGGCCGACCGGGTGCGCCGGCTGCGCCGGGACGGCGTCATCCGCGGCTTCACCGTGATCATCGACCCCGCCGCCGACACCAGGACCGGCCTCGTCGTCTTCATCGACGTGACCCTGCGGACGGACACCACGAACGAGGTGTTCGAGCGGGCGGTGCTGACCCTGCCCGGAATCACCGAAGTGGTGCATGTGACGGGCGGGCACGACTACCTCGTACGGGCCACGGCCGCCGACACCGCGGCCCTGGACGGACTGCTGCGCCGGCTCAAGCGCGAGGCGGGCGTCGCCCACTCCAGCACCAGGATCGCGCTCAGAGCGGCGCCTGCCAGATGA
- a CDS encoding GAF domain-containing protein, giving the protein MTDEPRDETPSRGVPQSPRLPALLEAVLRVGTALELRATLQQIIDTATALTGARYGALGVLDPGSGKISELFVTGMTESERAAIGDLPDGHTGLLGALVEHPQPLRSDDLTTDPRSVGVPPCHPVMHSFLGSPIRVHHRVFGNIYLAEKNTGHFTDTDMTLLRVLASQAGIAIGNARLYESARQRERWIEGAAAVTTTLLTGENASDALMTVAERARILSDASAGVILQPNEAGGMEIVVASTLEDPAGLVGTAIAPGSPVLVQLLGGEAVFIDDSATDPRMTTPVRSRFGPSMMLPLQSGGRLIGTLALPRRRGARPYTDVDRLLASQFASQAALALVLADSQHDREQLAVYEDRDRIARDLHDLVVQRLFATEMMLESTRRRAGAEDTDELLGRAVDELDSTIQEVRTAIFALQQPPAEAPTTFRGRVLRETSGAAAVLGFQPSVHFTGAVDSLVRDPVDGQLLAALRGALAAAHRRPGVSAIEVEVDATATLPDGRSGVRLSVADDGREPDGSRAPTVIWQAPL; this is encoded by the coding sequence ATGACCGACGAACCGCGCGACGAGACGCCCAGCCGCGGTGTCCCGCAGTCACCGCGGCTGCCGGCACTGCTGGAGGCCGTGCTGCGCGTCGGCACCGCCCTCGAACTGCGGGCCACCCTGCAGCAGATCATCGACACCGCCACCGCGCTCACCGGGGCCCGCTACGGCGCGCTCGGGGTCCTGGACCCCGGGAGCGGAAAGATCAGCGAACTGTTCGTCACCGGCATGACCGAGAGCGAGCGGGCGGCCATCGGCGACCTCCCCGACGGGCACACGGGCCTGCTCGGGGCGCTCGTCGAACACCCGCAGCCGCTGCGCTCCGACGACCTGACCACCGATCCGCGCTCCGTCGGTGTGCCGCCCTGCCACCCCGTGATGCACTCGTTCCTCGGCTCCCCGATCCGCGTCCACCACCGAGTGTTCGGGAACATCTACCTCGCCGAGAAGAACACCGGGCACTTCACCGACACCGACATGACGCTGCTCCGCGTCCTCGCCTCGCAGGCCGGCATCGCGATCGGGAACGCCCGGCTGTACGAGAGCGCCCGGCAGCGGGAGCGCTGGATCGAGGGCGCGGCCGCGGTCACCACCACGCTGCTGACCGGCGAGAACGCCTCCGACGCCCTGATGACCGTGGCCGAACGGGCCAGAATCCTCAGCGACGCGTCGGCCGGAGTGATCCTCCAGCCGAACGAGGCGGGCGGCATGGAGATCGTCGTCGCGTCCACGCTGGAGGACCCGGCCGGTCTGGTGGGCACGGCGATCGCCCCCGGCTCCCCCGTCCTGGTCCAGCTGCTGGGCGGCGAGGCGGTGTTCATCGACGACTCGGCGACCGATCCCCGGATGACCACACCCGTACGGTCCCGCTTCGGGCCCAGCATGATGCTGCCGCTGCAGAGCGGCGGGCGGCTCATCGGCACCCTCGCCCTGCCCCGGCGGCGCGGCGCCCGCCCGTACACCGACGTGGACCGGCTGCTGGCCTCCCAGTTCGCCTCGCAGGCCGCGCTGGCGCTGGTCCTGGCGGACTCCCAGCACGACCGCGAGCAGCTCGCGGTGTACGAGGACCGGGACCGGATCGCCCGCGATCTGCACGATCTCGTCGTCCAGCGTCTTTTCGCCACCGAGATGATGCTGGAATCGACGCGCCGCCGGGCCGGCGCCGAGGACACGGACGAGCTGCTCGGGCGGGCCGTCGACGAGCTGGACTCCACGATCCAGGAAGTGCGGACGGCCATCTTCGCCCTTCAGCAGCCGCCCGCCGAGGCCCCCACCACCTTCCGTGGCCGGGTGCTGCGGGAGACCAGCGGCGCGGCCGCGGTGCTCGGGTTCCAGCCCTCGGTGCACTTCACCGGTGCGGTGGACTCGCTCGTGCGCGATCCGGTGGACGGACAGCTGCTCGCCGCGCTGCGGGGTGCGCTGGCGGCGGCGCACCGGCGGCCCGGGGTGTCGGCGATCGAGGTGGAGGTGGACGCGACGGCCACGCTGCCCGACGGCCGGTCCGGGGTCCGCCTCTCGGTCGCCGACGACGGGCGCGAACCGGACGGTTCGCGCGCGCCGACCGTCATCTGGCAGGCGCCGCTCTGA
- a CDS encoding carboxyl transferase domain-containing protein: protein MADRLTAREAIAALTADFAESAAPTGSAAPDGPLDWSGYADSRARATARTGEQESVVHGTATVGGHPCVLISFEFGFLGGSLGERTGDRLEAAYEEAAVRRLPLVSLIATGGSRMQEGMIALTQLHRVARASARLRAAGPAQLAVLRDPTTGGGWATLGAGADVILALPGAQVGFAGSRVRPADADPGAYTAEGQLAAGQIDAVVPPGELPATVGHWLRLLAHRDTPPAPAPVPAAFTTTGLPRTGWDAVLRARSAARPHAEAYLDAYFGLRLPLNGDRCGGTDPGLLCGFGLHEGEPVAYVAQCGTATRPAGYRTAARVIRLADRLGVPVLTLVDTPGAANDAAAERAGAGAAIADAFAAVAAARVPVTTLVIGEGGSGGALALAAPGNTHVTADSYFSVIAPELAAAILKRAPDRVHATADQLRLRPQDLVDLGVARSVVRRARPGH, encoded by the coding sequence ATGGCTGACCGGCTGACGGCCCGGGAGGCGATCGCCGCGCTCACCGCGGACTTCGCCGAGTCCGCCGCGCCCACGGGAAGCGCAGCGCCCGACGGACCGCTCGACTGGTCCGGCTACGCCGACTCCCGGGCCCGGGCCACCGCCCGTACCGGCGAGCAGGAGTCCGTCGTCCACGGCACCGCCACGGTCGGCGGGCACCCCTGCGTCCTGATCTCCTTCGAGTTCGGCTTCCTCGGCGGCTCGCTCGGGGAGCGCACGGGCGACCGGCTGGAGGCGGCTTACGAGGAGGCCGCAGTCCGGCGGCTCCCCCTCGTCTCGCTCATCGCGACGGGCGGCAGCCGCATGCAGGAGGGCATGATCGCGCTCACCCAGCTGCACCGGGTGGCCCGTGCGTCGGCCCGGCTGCGGGCGGCCGGGCCGGCGCAGCTCGCGGTCCTGCGCGACCCGACGACCGGCGGCGGCTGGGCGACCCTGGGGGCGGGCGCCGATGTGATCCTGGCGCTGCCCGGGGCGCAGGTCGGGTTCGCCGGCTCCCGGGTGCGGCCGGCCGACGCGGACCCCGGTGCCTACACCGCCGAGGGCCAGCTGGCGGCCGGTCAGATCGACGCGGTCGTCCCGCCCGGCGAGCTGCCGGCCACGGTGGGCCACTGGCTCCGGCTGCTCGCCCACCGCGACACCCCGCCGGCCCCCGCCCCGGTCCCGGCCGCCTTCACCACGACGGGGCTCCCCCGGACCGGCTGGGACGCCGTGCTCCGGGCCCGGTCCGCGGCCAGGCCGCACGCCGAGGCGTATCTGGACGCCTACTTCGGCCTCCGGCTCCCGCTGAACGGGGACCGCTGCGGCGGCACGGACCCGGGGCTGCTGTGCGGCTTCGGGCTGCACGAGGGGGAGCCGGTCGCCTACGTGGCGCAGTGCGGCACGGCGACCCGCCCGGCCGGATACCGCACCGCGGCCCGGGTGATCAGGCTGGCCGACCGGCTCGGGGTCCCGGTCCTGACCCTGGTCGACACCCCGGGCGCGGCCAATGACGCGGCGGCGGAACGGGCCGGAGCGGGCGCGGCCATCGCCGACGCCTTCGCGGCGGTGGCGGCGGCCCGGGTCCCCGTCACCACCCTGGTGATCGGCGAGGGCGGCTCGGGCGGGGCGCTGGCTCTGGCGGCGCCGGGCAACACCCATGTCACCGCGGACAGCTACTTCTCCGTCATCGCCCCGGAGCTCGCCGCGGCGATCCTGAAGCGCGCCCCGGACCGGGTGCACGCCACGGCCGACCAGCTGCGGCTGCGCCCGCAGGACCTGGTGGACCTGGGCGTCGCCCGCTCGGTCGTACGGCGGGCCCGGCCGGGGCACTGA
- a CDS encoding MFS transporter, with protein sequence MTESLTEPTEAAGEPAPRSRIFADLTPLRTSADYRRLWFGNTVSWVGQGMTSLAVSLQVYDLTGSAFSVGLIGFCSLVPLVVFGLYGGAVADTVDRRKLGLASAFGSFLLSAGLVTVTVAGVEQVGLLYGVVALQAVCFALNSPARSSMIARLLPAEQLPAANALSSITSTTGMLVGPMLGGLIVGWWGYRAAYGVDAVTFTASLYAMWRLPSMLPERGEEKAGDTKRASVMDGLRFLGTRPNLRMTFFTDMCAMVLAQPRALFPVVAGLWYGGDAKTTGLLVAAPALGALLGGVFSGWLGRIRRQGLTVLFAVAGWGTAIAVFGLTRQLWLGLVFLALAGAADTTSMVFRNTMLQAAVPDEMRGRLQGVFIVVVAGGPRLGDFLAGSVADLTSPGLAVTGGGVACVVAVTLLALRWPGFARYDARKPEA encoded by the coding sequence GTGACCGAATCCCTGACCGAACCGACGGAGGCGGCCGGCGAGCCGGCTCCCCGGTCCCGGATATTCGCCGACCTGACCCCGCTGCGAACCTCCGCCGACTACCGGCGGCTCTGGTTCGGGAACACGGTCTCCTGGGTCGGGCAGGGCATGACGTCGCTCGCCGTCTCGCTCCAGGTGTACGACCTCACCGGCTCCGCCTTCTCCGTCGGGCTCATCGGATTCTGTTCGCTCGTGCCGCTGGTCGTCTTCGGGCTGTACGGCGGAGCCGTCGCCGACACCGTCGACCGGCGCAAGCTGGGACTGGCCAGCGCCTTCGGGTCGTTCCTGCTCTCGGCGGGGCTCGTGACGGTCACCGTGGCCGGGGTGGAACAGGTCGGGCTGCTGTACGGGGTCGTCGCCCTCCAGGCCGTCTGCTTCGCACTCAACTCGCCCGCCCGCAGCTCGATGATCGCCCGCCTGCTGCCGGCCGAGCAGCTGCCCGCCGCCAACGCGCTGAGCTCCATCACCAGCACCACGGGCATGCTCGTCGGGCCGATGCTCGGCGGGCTCATCGTCGGCTGGTGGGGGTACCGGGCCGCGTACGGCGTCGACGCGGTCACCTTCACCGCCTCGCTGTACGCGATGTGGCGGCTGCCCTCGATGCTGCCGGAGCGGGGTGAGGAGAAGGCCGGGGACACGAAACGCGCCTCCGTCATGGACGGGCTGCGGTTCCTCGGGACCCGGCCCAATCTGCGGATGACCTTCTTCACCGACATGTGCGCGATGGTGCTCGCACAGCCGCGCGCGCTGTTCCCCGTCGTCGCCGGGCTCTGGTACGGGGGTGACGCGAAGACCACCGGACTGCTGGTCGCCGCCCCGGCGCTGGGGGCGTTGCTGGGCGGGGTGTTCTCCGGCTGGCTGGGGCGGATCAGGCGGCAGGGGCTCACGGTGCTGTTCGCCGTCGCGGGCTGGGGCACCGCCATCGCCGTGTTCGGGCTGACCCGGCAGCTCTGGCTCGGGCTGGTCTTCCTGGCCCTCGCGGGGGCCGCCGACACCACGTCCATGGTCTTCCGCAACACCATGCTCCAGGCCGCCGTGCCCGATGAGATGCGGGGCCGGCTCCAGGGCGTGTTCATCGTGGTGGTGGCGGGCGGCCCGCGGCTCGGGGACTTTCTGGCCGGGTCCGTCGCCGACCTGACGTCCCCGGGCCTCGCCGTGACCGGCGGCGGGGTCGCGTGCGTGGTCGCGGTGACGCTGCTGGCGCTGCGGTGGCCCGGGTTCGCGCGCTACGACGCGCGCAAACCCGAGGCCTGA
- a CDS encoding VOC family protein — MAAEPKGTPCWADATFGDLEGAKRFYGEVLGWTYGDSLPEFGNYTQAYVDGKAVAALMPPMPGQDVPAAWCLYLASPDAAATAAAVRENGGTVLVEPMQVGKFGTMVLASDPGGAAFGVWQAGTHEGFEARAVPGAFSWAEIFTREPEKADSFFPAVFGYGVKRMVDDAVDFTLYDLGADPVLGRMKMTEEFPPEVPPHLNVYFGVADCDAAVEKAKSLGAELRFGPMTMPFGRFAALTDPQGATFSLIDGATTGGDMPKIESVS; from the coding sequence ATGGCCGCAGAGCCGAAGGGCACACCCTGCTGGGCCGACGCGACGTTCGGCGACCTCGAAGGGGCGAAGCGCTTCTACGGCGAGGTGCTGGGCTGGACGTACGGCGACTCGCTGCCCGAGTTCGGCAACTACACGCAGGCCTACGTGGACGGCAAGGCGGTCGCCGCCCTGATGCCGCCCATGCCCGGCCAGGACGTGCCCGCCGCCTGGTGTCTGTACCTGGCGTCGCCGGACGCGGCAGCCACTGCCGCCGCGGTCCGCGAGAACGGCGGCACGGTCCTGGTGGAGCCGATGCAGGTCGGTAAGTTCGGCACGATGGTGCTGGCGAGCGACCCGGGCGGTGCGGCCTTCGGGGTGTGGCAGGCGGGCACCCATGAGGGCTTCGAGGCGCGGGCGGTGCCCGGCGCCTTCAGCTGGGCCGAGATCTTCACCCGGGAGCCGGAGAAGGCGGACTCCTTCTTCCCGGCGGTCTTCGGCTACGGGGTGAAGCGCATGGTCGACGACGCGGTCGACTTCACGCTGTACGACCTGGGCGCGGACCCTGTCCTGGGCCGGATGAAGATGACGGAGGAGTTCCCGCCCGAGGTGCCGCCGCATCTGAACGTGTACTTCGGGGTCGCGGACTGCGACGCCGCGGTGGAGAAGGCGAAGTCGCTCGGAGCGGAACTCCGGTTCGGCCCGATGACGATGCCCTTCGGCCGGTTCGCCGCGCTGACCGACCCGCAGGGCGCCACGTTCTCGCTGATCGACGGCGCGACGACCGGGGGCGACATGCCCAAGATCGAGAGCGTTTCCTGA
- a CDS encoding acyl-CoA synthetase has protein sequence MPLLPALQDTAGPAASREAIRFGEIALTYAQLAASADALAVRIADAGRVAVWATPAPETVVAVVAALRAGVPAVPLNPKTGERELAHIVADSAPSTVLAAPGDVLPPALAGLRRLDVSVAAPAPTDQQFPEPSPESPALVVYTSGTTGPPKGAVLPRRAIAASLDALEDAWQWTGDDVLVHALPLFHVHGLILGILGPLRRGGSVRHLGRFSTEGVARELGSGGTMLFGVPTMYHRLAEALADPSASDGLAKALAGARLLVSGSAALPVHDHERIAAATGRRVIERYGMTETLMNTGVRADGEPRPGTVGAPLLGVELRLVEEDGTPLADPASIGEIQVRGPNLFTGYLNRPDATAAALTADGWFRTGDMATLDPDGYVRIVGRKATDLIKSGGHKIGAGEIENALLDHPGVREAAVTGEPDPDLGEQVVAWVVPADPAAPPSAAELADHVATQLSPHKRPRTVRYLDALPRNELGKIMKRSLHG, from the coding sequence ATGCCACTCTTGCCTGCACTCCAGGACACGGCCGGTCCGGCGGCTTCCCGCGAAGCCATCCGTTTCGGCGAAATCGCCCTCACCTACGCCCAGTTGGCCGCATCGGCGGATGCGCTCGCGGTCCGTATCGCCGACGCCGGACGGGTCGCGGTCTGGGCCACCCCGGCCCCGGAGACCGTGGTCGCGGTGGTCGCCGCACTACGGGCGGGGGTACCCGCCGTGCCGCTCAATCCGAAGACGGGCGAGCGGGAACTGGCGCACATCGTCGCCGACAGCGCGCCCTCGACCGTGCTGGCCGCGCCCGGTGACGTACTGCCGCCCGCGCTGGCCGGGCTGCGACGGCTGGACGTGTCCGTAGCGGCCCCGGCCCCCACAGACCAGCAATTCCCCGAACCCTCCCCCGAGTCCCCCGCCCTGGTCGTATACACCTCCGGCACCACCGGCCCGCCCAAGGGAGCCGTCCTGCCGCGCCGGGCGATCGCCGCCTCCCTGGACGCACTGGAGGACGCCTGGCAGTGGACCGGGGACGACGTCCTCGTCCACGCCCTGCCGCTCTTCCATGTGCACGGCCTGATCCTCGGCATCCTCGGCCCGTTGCGCCGAGGCGGCTCCGTACGCCACCTCGGCCGGTTCTCCACCGAGGGCGTCGCCCGGGAACTGGGCTCCGGCGGCACGATGCTGTTCGGTGTGCCGACGATGTACCACCGGCTTGCGGAAGCGCTTGCGGACCCGTCGGCGTCCGATGGTCTCGCCAAGGCGCTCGCGGGGGCCCGGCTGCTCGTCTCGGGCTCGGCCGCGCTGCCGGTCCACGACCACGAACGGATCGCGGCCGCGACCGGCCGCCGGGTCATCGAGCGGTACGGCATGACGGAGACCCTGATGAACACGGGCGTGCGGGCCGACGGCGAACCGCGCCCCGGCACGGTCGGCGCTCCGCTCCTCGGCGTCGAACTCCGCCTGGTCGAGGAGGACGGCACCCCGCTCGCCGACCCCGCGTCCATCGGTGAGATCCAGGTACGCGGCCCGAACCTCTTCACGGGCTACCTGAACCGCCCCGACGCCACAGCCGCGGCACTCACCGCCGACGGCTGGTTCCGTACCGGCGACATGGCCACTCTCGACCCCGACGGGTATGTACGGATCGTCGGCCGCAAGGCCACCGACCTCATCAAGAGCGGCGGGCACAAGATCGGCGCCGGTGAGATCGAGAACGCGCTCCTGGACCACCCGGGCGTCCGCGAGGCCGCCGTCACCGGCGAACCGGACCCGGACCTGGGCGAGCAGGTCGTCGCCTGGGTGGTGCCGGCCGACCCCGCCGCCCCGCCCTCGGCCGCCGAGCTGGCGGACCATGTCGCGACCCAGCTCTCCCCGCACAAGCGCCCGCGCACGGTCCGCTACCTGGACGCGCTGCCGCGCAACGAGCTGGGCAAGATCATGAAACGGTCCCTCCATGGCTGA
- a CDS encoding AAA family ATPase, with protein sequence MPNYAESLVHLDSYVSARVPVITLRTAEQQRALRLLREAAGRPSRSNMPFWIYTRATGLRDLRTHAAVHDDRSLTGAMEFAASQFAARANATLILVDPHDVSSDTPAVRHIAELARLAENNMGSVALVSDTPVWSGLQRLGMGLMLDLPDAEEMYGILSGFLTDHRGRFPIEWDEDDARRAAEFLSGATESECVNLMATVAAKGSVRKEDVLALAQAKDQIFSDISGLERVHLKDADYRVGGLTSLRSWLRRRNQLIHSDLRHTNLRPPRGVLLVGVPGCGKSLSAKAVAQEWQLPLYRLDMASIHGKYWGESEGNMRAALETADRVAPCVLWIDEIEKGLAGGAGEVTGVGQRVIGHFLFWLQESQSRSFVVATANDVRSLPPELLRKGRFDELFFVDLPDPEDRKEIIELYFGRYLGQAPEPAELERLVDLSEGFAGSDIESALHDVGAEALLDGGVENLRPSFVQDTFANTVPMIRVNPERIEEIRAWGRERAVPAGRAPLASTPGAAGAGRRILLMGD encoded by the coding sequence ATGCCGAACTACGCCGAGAGCCTGGTCCACCTCGACAGTTACGTCTCCGCCCGGGTACCGGTGATCACGCTCCGCACGGCCGAACAGCAGCGTGCCCTGCGACTGCTCCGCGAGGCCGCAGGCCGGCCGAGCCGCAGCAACATGCCGTTCTGGATCTACACCAGGGCGACCGGGCTGCGCGACCTGCGCACCCATGCGGCCGTTCACGACGACCGGTCGCTGACCGGGGCCATGGAATTCGCCGCCTCGCAGTTCGCCGCACGGGCCAATGCCACCCTGATTCTCGTCGACCCGCACGACGTCTCCTCGGACACACCGGCCGTCCGTCACATCGCGGAGCTGGCCCGCCTTGCGGAGAACAACATGGGCAGCGTTGCCCTGGTGTCCGACACCCCGGTGTGGAGCGGACTCCAGCGACTGGGGATGGGCCTGATGCTCGACCTGCCGGACGCGGAGGAGATGTACGGGATTCTCAGCGGATTCCTCACCGATCACCGGGGCCGCTTCCCGATCGAGTGGGACGAGGACGATGCCCGTCGCGCTGCCGAGTTCCTTTCGGGTGCCACCGAGTCGGAGTGCGTCAACCTCATGGCGACCGTCGCGGCGAAGGGATCCGTACGGAAGGAGGACGTGCTGGCTCTGGCCCAGGCGAAGGACCAGATCTTCAGCGACATCAGCGGGCTCGAACGCGTCCACCTCAAGGATGCCGACTACCGGGTCGGCGGGCTGACCAGCCTGAGGTCCTGGCTGCGGCGACGGAACCAGCTGATCCATTCCGACCTGCGGCATACGAACCTGCGCCCGCCCCGCGGGGTCCTGCTCGTGGGGGTACCCGGCTGCGGCAAGTCCCTGTCGGCCAAAGCGGTGGCGCAGGAGTGGCAGCTTCCCCTCTACCGGCTCGACATGGCGAGCATCCATGGAAAGTACTGGGGCGAGTCCGAGGGCAACATGCGGGCCGCGCTGGAGACCGCCGACCGTGTGGCGCCCTGCGTGCTGTGGATCGACGAGATCGAGAAGGGGCTGGCCGGGGGCGCCGGAGAAGTGACAGGGGTGGGCCAGCGGGTCATCGGGCACTTCCTGTTCTGGCTCCAGGAGTCGCAGTCCAGATCGTTCGTGGTGGCTACCGCCAACGACGTACGCAGCCTGCCGCCCGAGCTGCTGCGCAAGGGGCGTTTCGACGAGCTGTTCTTCGTCGACCTGCCCGATCCCGAGGACCGCAAGGAGATCATCGAACTGTATTTCGGCCGCTATCTGGGCCAGGCCCCGGAGCCTGCAGAGCTGGAGCGGCTGGTCGATCTGTCCGAGGGTTTCGCCGGCTCCGACATCGAATCGGCCCTGCACGACGTGGGTGCCGAGGCGCTGCTGGACGGCGGGGTGGAGAATCTGAGGCCGTCCTTCGTCCAGGACACCTTCGCCAATACGGTTCCGATGATCAGGGTCAATCCGGAGCGGATCGAAGAGATCCGCGCCTGGGGCCGGGAGCGGGCGGTGCCTGCTGGGCGCGCCCCTCTCGCCTCGACACCGGGTGCCGCGGGCGCGGGCCGCCGCATTCTGCTGATGGGCGACTGA
- a CDS encoding rod shape-determining protein has product MTVSLEQLRRCHVAVDLGAARTRVYVKGLGLVVDEPSVAAVNTRTGSLIAVGALAEQMTGRTPDYIRVARPVSGGTVVDIEMAQRMLRHLLGEKLRRQLRRKPRLRAAACIPHESDPLAQRAAVETLVGLGARRVELVDTLIAAAVGCGLPVEQPTATMIMVCGAATTQIAVLSLGSIVTAVRIPIGGDAIDHAVIQHLRQFHELMLPSQSVRPLQLALSGNGLTPYGPSVTEIHGRDVATGLARSVQVDTAAVRQAIHRPLTAVLDGLGKILRDCPPDLVADLADCGIMMVGGSALLPGLDQMLRDATGMPVHIAERPDVCSVLGLGAMMEGKISPMVLDPLAG; this is encoded by the coding sequence GTGACCGTCAGCCTTGAGCAGTTGCGCCGTTGCCATGTCGCCGTCGACCTCGGGGCCGCCCGTACCCGGGTGTACGTCAAGGGGCTCGGGCTCGTCGTCGACGAGCCGAGCGTCGCCGCCGTGAACACCCGTACGGGCTCACTCATCGCCGTCGGCGCGCTCGCCGAACAGATGACGGGCCGCACCCCCGACTACATCCGGGTGGCCCGCCCGGTCTCCGGCGGAACCGTCGTCGACATCGAGATGGCCCAGCGCATGCTGCGCCATCTGCTCGGCGAGAAGCTCCGCCGCCAGCTGCGCCGCAAGCCGCGACTGCGGGCCGCCGCCTGCATCCCGCACGAGAGCGATCCGCTGGCCCAGCGCGCCGCCGTCGAGACGCTGGTCGGCCTCGGGGCCCGCCGGGTCGAGCTCGTCGACACCCTGATCGCGGCGGCCGTCGGCTGCGGACTGCCGGTCGAGCAGCCGACCGCCACCATGATCATGGTGTGCGGGGCCGCGACCACCCAGATCGCGGTGCTCTCGCTCGGCTCGATCGTGACCGCGGTACGCATCCCCATCGGCGGCGACGCGATCGACCACGCGGTGATCCAGCACCTGCGCCAGTTCCACGAGCTGATGCTGCCGAGCCAGTCCGTGCGCCCCCTCCAACTGGCGCTCAGCGGCAACGGGCTGACTCCGTACGGCCCCTCGGTGACCGAGATCCACGGCCGGGACGTGGCGACCGGCCTGGCCCGTTCCGTGCAGGTCGACACCGCCGCGGTGCGGCAGGCGATCCACCGCCCGCTGACCGCGGTCCTCGACGGCCTGGGCAAGATCCTGCGGGACTGCCCGCCCGATCTGGTGGCCGACCTCGCCGACTGCGGGATCATGATGGTCGGCGGCAGCGCGCTGCTGCCCGGCCTGGACCAGATGCTGCGCGACGCGACGGGCATGCCGGTGCACATCGCCGAGCGGCCCGACGTCTGCTCGGTCCTCGGGCTCGGGGCCATGATGGAGGGCAAGATCAGCCCCATGGTTCTCGATCCGCTCGCCGGTTGA